In a single window of the Desulfonatronovibrio magnus genome:
- the ilvD gene encoding dihydroxy-acid dehydratase yields the protein MRSHKMTKGLEKAPHRSLLHALGMTKEEMNRPLIGVANSANEIVPGHTNLDRISAAVKAGIRMAGGTPVEFSTIGVCDGLAMNHEGMRFSLPSRELIADSVEIMAMGHPFDALVLIPNCDKVVPGMLMGMLRVNIPSLIISGGPMMAGEFKGEAVDLISVFEGVGKVKSGQMTEDELSLLEENACPGCGSCSGMFTANSMNCLSEAIGLALPGNGTIPAVTSARIRLAKTAGMRVMDLLKKDIKPRDIITPKSVANAVAVDMALGCSTNTVLHLPAIFAQAGLDLNLDIFDVMSRKTPNLCRLSPAGPHHLQDLHRAGGVPAIVSELARKNIFDLNATTVTGNTWGQYIKSAGTKVLDYNVIRPIDDPYSSEGGIAILKGNLAPQGAVVKQSAVAREMMVQKGNARVFEGEEQAVEAILSGRINKGDIVIIRNEGPKGGPGMREMLTPTSAIAGMGLDKDVALITDGRFSGGTRGAAIGHVSPEAAEGGLIALVMEGDEIEIDIFKGALTLCVDENTISKRKKDYKPVVKEISSSFLKRYSRDAGSAASGAVLRS from the coding sequence ATGAGAAGCCACAAAATGACAAAAGGCCTGGAAAAGGCGCCACATAGATCTCTCCTGCATGCACTGGGCATGACAAAGGAAGAAATGAACCGGCCTCTAATTGGCGTAGCTAACTCTGCCAATGAAATAGTCCCCGGACATACAAACCTGGACCGTATATCAGCTGCAGTAAAAGCAGGCATAAGAATGGCCGGTGGTACTCCTGTGGAATTTTCCACCATTGGAGTATGCGATGGTCTGGCCATGAACCATGAAGGCATGCGTTTCAGTCTGCCCAGCCGGGAGCTGATTGCGGATTCTGTTGAAATAATGGCCATGGGACACCCATTTGACGCTTTGGTTCTTATTCCCAACTGTGACAAAGTTGTACCAGGAATGCTTATGGGCATGCTGCGCGTCAATATTCCTTCTCTTATCATCAGTGGCGGCCCTATGATGGCAGGAGAATTTAAGGGTGAGGCTGTTGATCTGATTTCCGTGTTTGAGGGAGTAGGCAAGGTAAAAAGCGGTCAAATGACCGAGGATGAGCTAAGCTTGCTTGAGGAAAACGCATGTCCTGGCTGCGGGTCATGCTCCGGGATGTTCACAGCAAACTCCATGAACTGTCTGTCTGAGGCCATAGGTCTGGCTTTACCGGGCAATGGAACCATTCCTGCAGTAACCAGCGCCCGCATCAGGCTGGCTAAAACTGCAGGCATGAGGGTTATGGATCTTCTTAAGAAAGACATTAAGCCCAGAGATATTATCACTCCCAAAAGCGTTGCCAATGCCGTGGCTGTAGATATGGCCCTTGGATGTTCCACCAATACTGTTCTGCACCTGCCAGCCATTTTTGCACAGGCCGGATTGGACCTTAATCTTGATATCTTCGATGTAATGAGCAGAAAGACTCCCAACCTCTGTCGTCTTTCCCCTGCGGGTCCGCATCATCTGCAGGACCTGCACCGGGCAGGAGGCGTTCCCGCCATTGTGTCTGAACTGGCCAGGAAAAATATTTTTGACCTTAATGCCACTACAGTTACAGGCAACACATGGGGTCAGTACATTAAGTCAGCAGGTACTAAAGTTCTGGACTATAATGTTATAAGGCCCATTGATGACCCTTACAGTTCTGAGGGAGGCATTGCCATACTTAAAGGAAATCTGGCCCCCCAGGGCGCGGTGGTCAAGCAATCAGCCGTTGCACGGGAAATGATGGTTCAGAAAGGAAATGCCCGTGTTTTTGAAGGCGAAGAACAAGCTGTGGAGGCAATTTTATCAGGCAGAATCAACAAGGGGGATATAGTCATCATCAGAAATGAAGGTCCCAAAGGCGGCCCGGGTATGCGTGAAATGCTTACTCCTACTTCAGCCATTGCTGGAATGGGGTTGGATAAAGATGTGGCTCTTATTACTGATGGCCGGTTCAGTGGAGGCACAAGAGGAGCAGCAATAGGCCATGTTTCTCCTGAAGCCGCTGAAGGTGGTCTCATTGCACTGGTTATGGAAGGAGATGAGATTGAAATAGATATTTTTAAAGGGGCTTTAACCCTTTGTGTAGATGAAAACACCATCAGTAAGAGAAAAAAGGACTACAAACCCGTAGTAAAGGAAATCAGCTCGTCATTTCTTAAACGATACAGCCGGGACGCAGGATCAGCTGCGTCAGGAGCTGTTTTACGGTCATAA
- the tsaD gene encoding tRNA (adenosine(37)-N6)-threonylcarbamoyltransferase complex transferase subunit TsaD encodes MICLGIESSCDETSVALVDGTVLLGQLTFSQVDMHSVFGGVVPEMASREHLNKVAPLYQNLLRDTGIRQNQINVVAVARGPGLLGCLLVGISFAKGLCLSLNIPLVGVNHLHAHLMAPGMEQELNFPAIGLLVSGGHTSLYLINSPFDFKLLGKTLDDAAGEAFDKAAKSLNIPYPGGIFIDRFASFAQPDHKMFPRPYLDNTNLDFSFSGIKTAMVYHVRDNPGLVLQNPTETGPDFKPSEELATVCSSYNWSIADSLRIKLKRALDRHEVKEVILAGGVAANTMIRESISRLAMERKIRLIMPSIAMCTDNAAMIALYGHMLYTKGYHHSLNLEAVPRGRKIPWDYITLMRDVPTTQFKQE; translated from the coding sequence ATGATTTGTCTTGGCATTGAGTCTTCATGTGACGAGACTTCTGTTGCCCTGGTAGATGGTACTGTTTTACTGGGTCAGCTCACTTTTTCCCAGGTGGACATGCACTCGGTTTTTGGCGGGGTTGTTCCTGAGATGGCATCTCGTGAACATCTCAACAAGGTAGCCCCACTTTATCAGAATCTGTTGCGAGATACCGGTATCCGCCAGAATCAGATCAATGTTGTGGCAGTCGCCAGAGGTCCTGGTCTATTGGGCTGTTTGCTGGTGGGAATAAGTTTTGCCAAGGGGTTATGCCTTTCACTTAATATTCCGCTGGTGGGCGTGAACCACTTACACGCTCACCTCATGGCTCCGGGCATGGAACAGGAACTGAATTTTCCTGCCATAGGGCTTCTTGTATCTGGAGGGCATACAAGCCTTTACCTCATCAACAGTCCATTTGACTTCAAGCTTTTGGGAAAAACTCTGGATGATGCTGCTGGGGAAGCTTTTGACAAGGCAGCCAAATCGCTGAATATTCCTTATCCTGGTGGAATTTTCATTGACCGGTTTGCCTCTTTTGCCCAGCCTGACCACAAGATGTTTCCAAGGCCGTACTTAGATAACACCAATCTTGATTTCAGTTTCAGCGGCATCAAGACAGCAATGGTCTATCATGTTCGGGACAACCCCGGGCTTGTTTTGCAAAACCCAACAGAAACAGGACCTGACTTTAAACCTTCGGAGGAGTTAGCTACAGTATGCTCTTCCTATAACTGGTCTATTGCTGATTCATTGCGCATCAAGCTCAAACGGGCCTTAGACCGACATGAGGTAAAAGAAGTCATTCTGGCTGGAGGTGTTGCTGCCAACACAATGATCAGAGAATCCATCAGCCGACTTGCCATGGAAAGAAAGATCAGGCTTATTATGCCGTCCATTGCCATGTGTACTGACAATGCAGCCATGATAGCCCTGTACGGACATATGCTTTATACTAAGGGCTACCATCACTCACTAAATCTGGAAGCCGTACCGAGGGGTAGAAAAATTCCATGGGATTACATAACATTAATGCGGGATGTGCCCACAACCCAATTTAAACAAGAATAG
- the fbp gene encoding class 1 fructose-bisphosphatase: MPQVTVTEQLLIHQKESPMATGRFTRLLNELILSAKIISREVNKAGLVNVLGFTGETNVQGEKVKKLDEFANSILIYRMQRSGLLCTISSEENADLIQVPDNFRRGDYILIFDPLDGSSNIDVNVSIGTIFSIFRRIEEDGPVSLDEVLRKGSQQVAAGYFLYGTSTMMVYTTGDGVHGFTLDPSVGEFLLSHQNIKIPESGKVYSVNEGNYPYWDEKTREAISWFKSPSNSRKKPYTGRYIGSMVSDFHRNLIYGGIFMYPKDSKDSKLSSGKLRLMCEANPMAFIAEQAGGMATDGINRILDIEPTELHQRVPLFIGSKNDVLKVQEIYGQN; encoded by the coding sequence ATGCCCCAGGTTACAGTTACCGAACAACTGCTTATCCATCAAAAAGAAAGCCCCATGGCAACCGGTCGATTCACTCGACTGCTTAATGAGTTGATTCTATCAGCCAAGATCATTTCCCGGGAAGTTAACAAGGCCGGTCTGGTCAACGTTTTGGGATTTACTGGCGAGACCAATGTGCAGGGCGAGAAAGTCAAGAAACTTGATGAGTTTGCCAACAGCATTCTGATATATCGTATGCAGAGATCCGGACTGCTGTGCACCATTTCTTCCGAAGAAAATGCTGATTTGATCCAGGTGCCTGATAACTTCCGCAGAGGAGACTACATTTTAATTTTTGACCCATTGGATGGATCTTCCAACATTGATGTTAATGTCAGCATCGGAACAATATTTTCCATTTTCAGACGAATTGAAGAGGACGGACCGGTTTCCCTTGATGAGGTTTTGCGCAAGGGCTCTCAACAGGTTGCAGCAGGATACTTTTTATATGGCACGTCAACCATGATGGTTTACACCACCGGCGATGGAGTGCATGGCTTTACCCTTGACCCCAGCGTGGGAGAATTTCTGCTGTCTCACCAGAACATCAAAATTCCTGAAAGCGGCAAGGTCTACTCAGTTAATGAAGGTAATTATCCATATTGGGACGAAAAAACCCGTGAGGCGATATCCTGGTTCAAGTCTCCTTCCAATAGCCGCAAAAAACCATATACCGGCAGATATATCGGATCCATGGTATCTGATTTTCATCGCAATTTGATCTATGGCGGAATCTTCATGTACCCCAAAGACAGCAAAGACTCCAAGCTGAGCTCTGGTAAACTGCGTCTTATGTGCGAAGCCAACCCCATGGCCTTTATTGCGGAACAGGCAGGAGGCATGGCCACTGACGGGATCAACCGCATCCTGGATATTGAGCCCACTGAACTTCATCAGAGAGTTCCTTTATTCATCGGCTCAAAAAATGACGTTCTAAAGGTACAGGAAATATACGGTCAAAACTGA
- a CDS encoding cache domain-containing protein, whose protein sequence is MPAKIILLISILFFLFGCDRFDQLQSKMRVFEIGATEYEIETNRKDVSALEKSLATNIYPIDTQMTRLLRDLSVRDSFPPPEWMAGMMNRYFWLNGISIIDADQNILFRYPSVSIKDLSFSPAFPQALDLRQGRVMLAIEESELGKEVLLISSVYENFEIAGFIVVHFDPRTFIAQSNRPEDIILITDQEIAWTGQFENITPLLQPIDWQDKLTRRISGKISLEHDQFFWFARAVGEDWLIYLIQDN, encoded by the coding sequence ATGCCCGCAAAAATTATCCTGTTAATAAGTATATTGTTTTTTTTATTTGGATGTGACAGATTTGATCAGCTCCAGTCAAAAATGCGCGTTTTCGAAATAGGAGCCACTGAATATGAAATTGAAACTAACCGCAAAGATGTCAGTGCTTTAGAAAAGAGTCTGGCCACGAACATCTACCCCATTGATACTCAGATGACTCGTCTCTTAAGAGACCTGTCTGTGAGAGATTCCTTCCCCCCACCCGAGTGGATGGCAGGAATGATGAACCGTTACTTCTGGCTCAATGGGATTTCCATAATTGATGCTGATCAGAATATTCTCTTCAGATATCCGTCAGTCTCAATTAAAGATCTTTCTTTTTCTCCTGCTTTCCCCCAGGCGCTTGATCTTCGCCAGGGCAGAGTTATGCTGGCCATTGAAGAATCAGAGCTTGGCAAGGAAGTTCTGCTCATTAGCTCTGTCTATGAAAATTTTGAAATTGCAGGGTTTATTGTAGTTCACTTTGATCCCAGAACATTTATCGCTCAAAGCAACCGTCCTGAAGATATCATTCTTATCACCGACCAGGAAATTGCCTGGACAGGACAGTTTGAAAATATAACTCCTTTGCTGCAGCCTATTGACTGGCAAGACAAGCTGACAAGACGAATCAGTGGAAAAATCAGCCTGGAACATGATCAGTTCTTCTGGTTTGCCCGGGCTGTTGGAGAAGACTGGCTAATATATCTTATTCAAGACAACTAA
- a CDS encoding FtsB family cell division protein — protein MYRLIIILLLILNAFMIHKLIWTPSGVLNYLEINESYLELEQRNNALIEENRELSRQIMALREDDDYLMEAVRREMRYVKDNEVLYFFSP, from the coding sequence ATGTACAGACTGATCATTATCCTACTTCTTATTCTTAACGCGTTTATGATCCATAAGTTGATATGGACTCCAAGCGGTGTTCTAAATTATCTTGAGATCAATGAATCTTATCTGGAATTAGAGCAGAGAAACAATGCCCTGATTGAAGAAAACAGGGAACTTAGTCGTCAGATAATGGCTCTGCGAGAAGATGATGACTACCTGATGGAAGCAGTCCGCAGAGAAATGCGTTATGTTAAAGACAATGAAGTTTTATATTTTTTCTCACCCTGA
- a CDS encoding response regulator, producing the protein MSQTQENTDTKRVEPDFFPPGSNVCFICLTEADTAKNLQTIFKEQGYLTTGAASVSTAVQKLRLNQYQCIVLEDRPDFKPIYDEIKTWPGNIRRDINLILIGSDAPSLHQQKAFIAGANFFINKGDLERMKELINQALKGYEDYYQPWNQAREVKNAH; encoded by the coding sequence ATGAGCCAAACACAGGAAAACACTGATACCAAACGGGTAGAACCGGATTTTTTCCCACCTGGATCCAATGTATGTTTTATTTGTCTGACAGAAGCTGATACAGCCAAAAATCTGCAGACCATTTTCAAGGAACAGGGCTACCTGACAACTGGGGCCGCCAGTGTCAGTACTGCTGTCCAGAAACTCAGGCTTAACCAGTACCAGTGTATAGTTCTGGAAGACAGGCCCGACTTCAAACCCATATACGATGAAATAAAAACCTGGCCCGGCAATATCCGCAGAGATATCAATCTCATACTTATAGGCTCGGATGCACCAAGCCTGCATCAACAAAAAGCATTTATCGCCGGCGCAAACTTTTTTATAAACAAAGGTGACTTAGAACGTATGAAAGAATTAATTAATCAAGCATTAAAAGGTTATGAAGATTATTACCAACCCTGGAATCAGGCACGGGAGGTTAAAAATGCACATTGA
- a CDS encoding type IV pilus twitching motility protein PilT — MLRSQLDDLISQTLQAYPDLSDIILTVGKKIQAEVHGKLITVATRPGLGPLVPFQTEAVAMAMMGRNMRLYQDQLNTGSCDLSYELPGQARFRVNVFGQKGSLAIVMRKLSMTVPSMEQLKLPPIFNEMASEKYGMILVTGGTGTGKSTSLAALIDEINNQEYKHIVTLEDPVEFQHQHKRAVINQREMGIDFNTFASGLRAALRQAPKVILVGEIRDRETISIALEAAETGHLVLGTLHTSDAGQTVNRIIGMFELNEERLIRSRLAESLKYVVSQRLMLRQSGGRVAAFEIMRNNLRVKDLILNGEDDEKTFYNVIAEGDAYGMTTFDQYLMNLYENEIIAEDVAMLNASDRSRLKQMIDRVKSLRGEKVTDIEGLELDVDYGKK; from the coding sequence ATGCTCAGATCCCAGTTGGACGACCTCATCAGCCAAACCTTGCAGGCCTACCCTGACCTGTCTGATATCATACTCACTGTGGGTAAAAAAATTCAGGCCGAAGTTCATGGTAAACTGATCACTGTTGCAACCAGGCCCGGACTTGGGCCTCTTGTGCCTTTTCAAACCGAGGCTGTTGCCATGGCCATGATGGGGCGCAACATGCGTCTTTACCAGGACCAGCTTAATACCGGATCATGCGATCTGTCCTATGAACTTCCAGGACAAGCCAGATTCAGGGTTAATGTATTTGGTCAGAAAGGATCACTGGCCATAGTAATGCGCAAACTTTCCATGACAGTGCCCTCAATGGAGCAGCTCAAACTGCCGCCCATCTTCAATGAAATGGCCTCTGAAAAGTACGGCATGATTCTGGTCACCGGAGGCACAGGAACAGGTAAGTCTACTTCTCTGGCCGCTTTGATTGATGAAATTAACAATCAGGAGTATAAACACATTGTTACTCTTGAAGATCCTGTGGAGTTTCAGCATCAGCACAAACGAGCGGTTATCAATCAGCGGGAAATGGGCATTGACTTTAATACTTTTGCTTCAGGACTGAGAGCGGCTCTGCGGCAGGCGCCTAAAGTAATACTTGTGGGTGAAATCAGAGATAGAGAAACCATTTCCATCGCCTTAGAGGCTGCGGAAACAGGACATCTTGTTCTGGGCACTCTGCACACCAGCGATGCCGGACAAACAGTCAACCGCATCATCGGCATGTTTGAGCTAAACGAAGAGCGTCTCATAAGATCCAGGCTTGCTGAAAGTCTTAAATACGTTGTTTCGCAACGACTTATGCTAAGACAGAGCGGCGGAAGAGTTGCTGCCTTTGAAATCATGCGCAACAACCTTAGAGTTAAAGATTTGATCCTTAACGGTGAGGATGATGAAAAAACATTCTACAATGTTATAGCTGAAGGTGATGCTTATGGCATGACCACATTTGACCAGTACCTCATGAATCTGTATGAAAATGAAATAATTGCTGAAGACGTGGCCATGCTCAATGCTTCGGATCGGTCCAGGCTCAAGCAGATGATTGACCGGGTCAAATCGCTGAGGGGTGAAAAAGTTACGGATATTGAAGGGTTGGAACTTGATGTTGATTACGGTAAGAAATAG
- a CDS encoding type IV pilus twitching motility protein PilT translates to MAQIDAFFKMMHELGASDLHLSTGSQPIIRLHGDLQRIKYKSLEHEELKKMLYEITPENKVKLFEESGDVDFSYEIPNLARYRVNFFLQRRGVAAVFREIPQKILSIEDLGLPPIMKRMAMLPKGLVLVTGPTGSGKSTTLAAIIDYANKTRKDHILTIEDPIEFVHEPVHCLINQREVGRDTSSFKSALRGALREDPDIILVGELRDLETIELALEAAETGHLVFGTLHTISASKTIDRIIEVFPGEMQGQIRSSLSESLRAIIAQTLFKRIDKPGRVAALEILIATPAVRNLIREGKNFQINSVIETGKKFGMQPLDDAIMKHLQKRIIDSEDAYNKAVNKSKFKEFLSEPPQDFTEV, encoded by the coding sequence ATGGCCCAGATAGATGCTTTTTTCAAAATGATGCACGAGCTCGGTGCATCGGACCTGCACCTTTCCACTGGCTCTCAGCCCATCATACGCCTGCACGGAGATTTGCAAAGAATTAAATATAAATCTCTTGAGCACGAAGAACTCAAAAAAATGCTTTATGAAATCACTCCGGAAAACAAGGTCAAACTTTTTGAAGAAAGCGGAGATGTTGACTTTTCATATGAAATTCCCAATCTGGCCAGATACAGGGTCAATTTCTTTCTCCAGCGACGTGGTGTTGCCGCCGTTTTCAGAGAAATACCTCAAAAAATTCTAAGCATTGAAGATTTGGGACTTCCACCCATCATGAAGAGAATGGCCATGCTCCCAAAAGGTCTGGTGCTTGTGACCGGCCCCACAGGAAGTGGTAAATCCACAACTCTGGCGGCTATTATCGACTATGCCAACAAAACCCGCAAAGATCATATTCTAACCATTGAAGATCCCATTGAATTTGTGCATGAACCTGTCCATTGCCTGATCAATCAGCGAGAAGTGGGCAGAGACACTTCAAGCTTCAAGTCCGCACTGCGTGGTGCCTTGAGGGAAGACCCGGACATCATACTGGTTGGCGAACTGCGAGACCTTGAAACCATAGAGCTTGCTCTGGAAGCTGCTGAAACAGGACATCTGGTCTTTGGCACCCTGCACACCATTTCCGCGTCTAAAACCATTGACAGAATCATTGAAGTATTTCCCGGAGAAATGCAGGGACAGATCAGGTCCAGCCTTTCTGAATCCTTAAGAGCGATTATCGCACAAACCCTTTTTAAACGCATTGACAAGCCGGGCAGAGTGGCTGCACTTGAAATTCTTATTGCTACACCTGCTGTGCGCAATCTCATTAGAGAAGGTAAAAACTTCCAAATTAATTCTGTCATTGAGACTGGCAAAAAATTCGGCATGCAGCCCCTTGATGATGCCATTATGAAACATCTGCAAAAAAGAATAATTGACTCTGAGGATGCCTACAACAAGGCCGTAAACAAATCCAAATTCAAGGAATTTCTGTCAGAACCTCCTCAGGATTTTACTGAAGTTTAG
- the pgsA gene encoding CDP-diacylglycerol--glycerol-3-phosphate 3-phosphatidyltransferase, with product MFNLPNSLTFARIGCIPVIVALLYFPSKVTAALAMLIFIAASLTDLVDGIVARKYNMVTNMGKFLDPLADKLLIASVMIMLVANDWLQAWVAIIIIGREITVTGLRAIAADQNVVIAADKYGKLKTIFQVVALCPLILHYEWWGFDPTIIGQILIYIALVLALVSGVNYFRGFYRQLEN from the coding sequence ATGTTTAATCTTCCCAACAGCCTGACCTTTGCCCGCATCGGCTGCATTCCTGTAATTGTGGCACTTCTTTACTTTCCGAGCAAAGTGACTGCAGCACTGGCCATGCTCATATTCATCGCGGCTTCCCTGACCGACCTGGTTGACGGGATTGTAGCCAGAAAATATAATATGGTAACAAACATGGGTAAATTTCTTGACCCATTGGCCGATAAGTTATTAATAGCGTCTGTAATGATCATGCTCGTAGCCAATGACTGGCTCCAGGCCTGGGTGGCCATCATCATAATTGGCAGAGAAATAACTGTAACCGGACTCAGAGCCATTGCCGCGGATCAAAACGTGGTTATTGCTGCGGACAAATACGGCAAACTTAAAACAATTTTTCAGGTTGTAGCCCTGTGCCCGCTTATTTTGCATTATGAATGGTGGGGATTTGATCCCACCATCATAGGCCAGATACTTATATATATCGCTCTTGTTCTGGCCCTGGTATCAGGTGTGAACTACTTTCGCGGCTTTTACAGACAGCTTGAGAACTGA
- a CDS encoding lytic transglycosylase domain-containing protein, producing MMNNITNRLTFKSDHPVLPFWTTLVTMIFILFMFIPGISQANGIYYYQDENGTFHFTDLPTSDKFRPFGMFRTRDPHSQDIVQLTHRYGRLYSIDPVLIQAMIQVESNFNPVAVSHAGAEGLMQIMPETQKDLGLTTPFDPRDNIEAGTRYFRYLIDRFGDVSLALAAYNAGPGRVERYNGIPPFRETQNYVRKVLEIYAQNK from the coding sequence ATGATGAATAACATTACAAACAGACTCACATTCAAATCTGATCACCCGGTACTTCCATTCTGGACAACTCTTGTGACTATGATTTTCATTTTATTTATGTTTATTCCCGGCATCAGCCAGGCCAATGGTATATACTATTATCAGGACGAAAACGGCACTTTTCATTTCACAGATCTGCCTACCTCAGACAAGTTTCGTCCATTTGGGATGTTCAGAACCCGCGACCCGCACAGTCAGGATATTGTGCAACTCACTCACAGGTATGGCAGGCTTTACTCCATTGATCCTGTTTTGATCCAGGCCATGATTCAGGTTGAATCAAACTTCAATCCTGTGGCAGTATCTCATGCCGGAGCAGAGGGCTTGATGCAGATCATGCCGGAGACTCAAAAAGATCTGGGCCTTACAACTCCATTTGATCCTCGTGATAATATTGAAGCCGGAACCAGGTATTTCCGTTACCTTATCGACAGATTCGGGGATGTTTCCCTGGCCCTTGCCGCCTATAACGCCGGGCCAGGCAGGGTTGAAAGATATAATGGCATTCCCCCTTTTCGGGAAACGCAAAACTACGTGCGTAAAGTTCTGGAAATTTACGCACAAAATAAGTAG
- a CDS encoding molybdenum cofactor guanylyltransferase gives MNETVNTEIRAVVLAGGKSTRLGQDKTQLLVKGKPLLYNMLDLAAMVCSETYCVGREVPDSANNSGWMLDKIPGIGPMGGIITALQNLKAPCLILACDLPGMRQDILQRLIQKRCQRPGKHCMTTFYQKSTGYIEALVAIYEPESLDLLIDSYRNGCYKLSKAIPFDYRSHIEYGTREEKYFFNVNYPHDLRFLKGETIPEEH, from the coding sequence ATGAATGAGACTGTCAATACAGAAATTCGCGCTGTAGTTCTCGCCGGAGGCAAGAGTACCAGGCTTGGCCAGGACAAGACGCAACTGCTTGTTAAGGGAAAACCCCTGCTGTATAATATGCTGGATCTGGCAGCAATGGTCTGCTCTGAAACATATTGTGTGGGCCGGGAAGTGCCTGACTCAGCAAACAACTCAGGGTGGATGCTGGACAAAATCCCTGGAATAGGTCCCATGGGCGGAATCATAACCGCTTTGCAAAATCTTAAGGCACCATGTCTGATATTGGCCTGTGATCTGCCAGGCATGCGTCAGGATATTTTACAGCGCCTGATACAAAAACGCTGCCAGCGTCCAGGAAAGCATTGTATGACAACATTTTATCAAAAATCCACCGGTTACATCGAAGCTCTTGTAGCCATTTACGAACCAGAAAGCTTAGATCTGCTTATTGATTCATATCGCAATGGTTGCTATAAGCTCAGTAAAGCCATTCCCTTTGACTATCGCAGTCATATTGAGTATGGGACACGTGAAGAGAAATATTTCTTTAATGTAAACTATCCCCACGACCTCAGGTTCTTAAAGGGTGAAACTATCCCTGAAGAGCATTAG
- a CDS encoding formate dehydrogenase accessory protein FdhE, with protein sequence MYKNKKALQIFSKRKAVMLKKNILPSEMLDLVEFTFKQQLEAFDKAEPNLPDDLNLPPLDQLMAGKPVITRDSFLYDQKNALQLFTTLMDNLKSCPDHLKQARKIIIREMESDPQLREKAFTSYLKADDHFFRSFGQKTPDSPRTLNYLAQSSITPAIARVAQKVMLALPADQTWTSGSCPACGSLPYISNLEGKQGNRVMNCSFCHTSFRFKRMLCPFCLDNKSESFEYFTAKEFPGFRVDVCKSCKMYIKTTDFREMDRKSLPQVDDLESLPLDIMSSKQGYTRPTISVWGF encoded by the coding sequence ATGTACAAAAATAAAAAAGCACTTCAAATTTTTTCAAAACGTAAAGCCGTCATGCTTAAGAAAAACATTCTTCCTTCAGAAATGCTGGATCTTGTGGAATTCACTTTTAAACAGCAACTTGAAGCTTTTGACAAGGCTGAGCCGAACCTGCCGGATGATCTCAACCTGCCCCCATTAGATCAGCTCATGGCAGGAAAGCCTGTTATCACTCGCGACTCATTTCTATATGACCAGAAAAATGCCTTGCAGCTTTTCACGACCTTGATGGACAATCTTAAATCATGCCCGGATCATCTCAAGCAGGCTCGAAAAATAATTATCCGCGAAATGGAAAGTGACCCGCAACTGCGGGAAAAGGCCTTTACCAGCTACCTCAAAGCCGATGATCATTTTTTCAGATCATTTGGACAAAAAACTCCGGACAGCCCCAGAACACTAAACTACCTTGCCCAGTCCTCCATCACTCCTGCCATAGCCCGTGTTGCCCAAAAAGTTATGCTGGCTCTTCCTGCTGACCAGACATGGACATCAGGCAGCTGCCCTGCATGCGGCAGTCTGCCTTATATCTCAAACCTGGAAGGCAAGCAGGGTAACCGGGTCATGAACTGTTCTTTCTGTCATACATCATTCCGATTCAAAAGAATGCTCTGTCCATTTTGTCTCGACAACAAGAGTGAATCGTTTGAATACTTCACTGCGAAAGAATTTCCCGGATTCCGAGTTGATGTCTGTAAAAGCTGCAAAATGTACATCAAAACCACTGACTTCAGAGAAATGGACCGCAAATCACTGCCTCAGGTAGATGATCTTGAATCACTGCCCTTAGATATCATGTCCAGCAAGCAGGGTTATACAAGACCCACCATTTCTGTGTGGGGATTTTAA